A DNA window from Pontimonas salivibrio contains the following coding sequences:
- a CDS encoding MFS transporter encodes MIEQTTNTLDPESIDRSRRRIRTVLMSGQVLAGLGMGSTLSVGAILATELSGSPGWSGMAATLATLGAALGALPLANLAARHGRSWSLATGAWIAAVGALLAVLSTITGLFIVLLVALVLIGVGTAVNLQARFAATDVSTDAHRATDLSLVVWATTVGAVSGPNLIGPGDAFGIWLGLPSLAGPFVLTMLAQLSAGVLYRVGLRPEPLALAKQISAEAADHSFVDAVGADRPGDRRSAFIAIALSHATMVAVMAMTPVHLVDHGASLVIVGFTISLHIAGMYALSPVFGILADRWGRKQTILSGQAMLALSLLATGFGSESEAWVIVGLILLGTGWSAGTVAGSALLTESTPVARRTRVQGLSDVVMSAAGATGGALSGVVLVLIGYNGLSLVSLVLVATVTLRVVLTRHSGERVSS; translated from the coding sequence ATGATCGAACAGACGACTAACACCCTCGACCCAGAGAGCATCGACCGGTCAAGGCGGCGCATTCGCACGGTATTAATGTCCGGTCAAGTCCTCGCTGGGCTCGGAATGGGCTCCACACTCTCCGTGGGGGCCATTTTGGCGACCGAACTCTCTGGCTCCCCTGGGTGGTCGGGAATGGCCGCCACCTTGGCCACCCTCGGTGCGGCGCTCGGTGCACTTCCCCTGGCGAACCTGGCGGCCCGCCACGGTCGCTCCTGGTCGCTGGCGACCGGAGCGTGGATTGCCGCTGTGGGGGCACTCCTGGCTGTGCTGTCCACCATCACCGGGCTGTTCATTGTGCTCTTGGTTGCCCTCGTGCTGATCGGTGTGGGAACGGCTGTGAACCTGCAGGCGCGCTTTGCCGCCACCGATGTTTCCACCGATGCCCACCGGGCGACTGATTTATCTCTGGTGGTGTGGGCGACCACAGTGGGCGCCGTGTCGGGGCCAAACCTCATCGGCCCGGGTGACGCGTTTGGCATCTGGCTGGGCCTGCCCTCCCTCGCGGGACCCTTCGTGTTGACCATGTTGGCCCAACTCTCCGCCGGAGTGCTCTATCGGGTGGGTCTTCGACCAGAGCCCCTCGCTCTGGCCAAACAGATTTCCGCCGAAGCAGCAGACCACTCGTTTGTTGATGCTGTCGGTGCCGACCGCCCAGGCGATCGCCGCAGTGCGTTTATCGCCATTGCGCTCAGCCACGCCACCATGGTGGCGGTGATGGCGATGACGCCAGTGCACCTGGTCGACCACGGGGCAAGTCTCGTCATTGTGGGGTTCACCATTTCCTTACACATTGCGGGAATGTATGCGCTTTCTCCCGTATTCGGAATCTTGGCGGACCGTTGGGGTCGAAAACAGACCATCCTTTCCGGCCAAGCCATGCTCGCGCTCAGCTTGCTGGCCACCGGGTTTGGTTCCGAATCCGAAGCGTGGGTCATCGTGGGGCTGATCTTGCTGGGAACAGGGTGGTCTGCGGGCACGGTCGCCGGATCGGCACTACTCACCGAATCGACCCCGGTGGCCCGGCGCACCAGAGTCCAAGGGCTCTCCGACGTGGTGATGAGTGCTGCGGGTGCCACCGGTGGTGCACTCTCCGGTGTGGTGTTAGTCCTCATCGGCTACAACGGGTTGTCGTTAGTGTCATTGGTGTTAGTGGCCACGGTCACACTGCGGGTGGTTCTCACCCGCCATTCGGGGGAAAGGGTGTCGTCGTGA
- a CDS encoding fumarylacetoacetate hydrolase family protein translates to MKVARFATDGGEPQFGIVDDEELVVLAGDPLYHGLDTTGQRIALESVRLLAPVIPRSKVICVGMNYAAHAQEMGHEGPDNPLVFLKPNTAVVGPGDPIILPPVHGRIVHEGELAVVIGSVAKRVKPEDWESVVFGYTIANDVSARDVMFADGQWARAKGYDTFCPLGPWIETELDPSNLDIHTSVDGETRRAGNTKDLIYSIPEIIAFCSDVWTLLPGDVICTGTPPGLGGFVDGQRVDITIEGIGTLSNPAKNRDDRTDD, encoded by the coding sequence ATGAAGGTCGCACGTTTCGCCACAGACGGCGGTGAGCCCCAGTTCGGCATTGTTGATGACGAAGAACTGGTGGTGCTCGCCGGTGATCCGCTGTACCACGGGCTGGATACCACCGGTCAGCGCATCGCACTCGAATCGGTGCGACTGCTCGCCCCCGTGATCCCCCGCTCCAAAGTGATCTGTGTGGGCATGAACTATGCCGCGCACGCCCAAGAAATGGGTCACGAAGGCCCCGATAATCCTTTGGTGTTCCTCAAACCCAACACCGCGGTGGTGGGCCCAGGCGATCCCATCATTTTGCCCCCCGTGCACGGGCGCATCGTGCACGAAGGGGAACTGGCCGTTGTGATTGGCTCCGTGGCCAAACGGGTGAAACCCGAAGACTGGGAAAGCGTGGTCTTTGGCTACACCATCGCCAACGACGTATCCGCCCGGGATGTCATGTTCGCCGACGGGCAATGGGCTAGGGCCAAAGGCTATGACACGTTTTGTCCGCTGGGGCCCTGGATCGAAACAGAGCTCGACCCGTCGAACCTTGATATCCACACCTCGGTCGATGGCGAAACCAGGCGGGCTGGCAATACGAAGGATCTGATCTATTCGATTCCCGAAATTATCGCCTTCTGCTCTGATGTGTGGACGTTGCTGCCCGGTGATGTGATTTGTACGGGTACCCCTCCAGGCTTGGGGGGCTTCGTGGACGGCCAACGCGTTGACATCACCATTGAAGGAATTGGCACCCTGTCGAATCCGGCAAAGAACCGCGATGATCGAACAGACGACTAA